A stretch of DNA from Halorubrum sp. BOL3-1:
CCACCCGACCGCACCGCACCTCGCGCCTCCCCAGCCTCGCGGCTCGCTTGGGGCTCCCTCTGGTCGCCCGCGTCGCTCGCCGCGTCCCTCGCACGACGCTCCTCGCGCCCGTTCGAGCGCTCGGAGGCGCGCGCCGCCGCACCGGTTCGGTGCCGTGATCGTCTCGACCGACATCCCTTGCCGGAGTCCGCGGGGCCTTTGAGTCGCGGTCGCGTTCGGTCGGGTAATGGACGACGACATCCTGTCGACGCTCGGCTCGCCGCTCGTGCGGGTCGACGCGCCCGCGGGAACGACGGTGGCGGCGAAGGTCGAGTCTCGCAACCCGGGCGGCTCAGCCAAGGACCGCCCCGCCTTGTACATGATCGAGGCGGCCGAGGAGGCGGGCGAGATCGAGCCGGGCGACCGCATCGTCGAGCCGACGTCGGGGAACACCGGTATCGGACTCGCGATGGTCGGCGCCACGCGCGGCTACGACGTCACCCTCGTCGTCCCGGAGGGCAAGTCGGTCGAGCGCCGCCGCCTGATGAGGGCGTACGGCGCGACCGTCGAACTGGTCGACGGCGACATCTCCGACGCGAAAGACCGGGCCGACGAGCTCGAATCGGAGCCGAACACCATCCAACTCCGCCAGTTCGAGAACCCGGCTAACCCCCGCGCCCACTACGAGACGACGGGCCCGGAAATACTGGAGCAGGTGGGCGACCGCACCGTCGACGCGCTCGTCGCCGGCGTCGGCACCGGCGGCACCCTCTCGGGTATCGGACGGCGCCTACGCGAGGCGTTCCCAGACGTCCGGATCGACGCGGTCGAGCCGGCCGACAACGCTGTCCTCTCCGGCGGCGAACCCGAAAACGACGGCTTTCAGGGAATGGGACCGGGGTTCGTCGCGCCGAACCTCGACGTCGACCTGATCGACGAGATCCACACGGTCACCATCGAGGATGCCGAGGCCGAGTGCCGCAGGCTCGCCCGCGAGGAGGGAATTCTCGTCGGCCAGTCGTCGGGTGCCTCGAACCTCGCCGCGAAGGACGTCGCGGCCGAGCTCCGCGAGACCGGCGCGTTTGCGGGCGAGAAGCCGCTCGTCGTCACCGTCTTCTGGGACAGCGGCGAGCGCTACCTGACGGCGGGCACCTTCGACGGATGACTCGGGGCTCCAGAGACCCCGAGCGCGACCGACAGCGACGCCCGCCGCC
This window harbors:
- a CDS encoding PLP-dependent cysteine synthase family protein, translated to MDDDILSTLGSPLVRVDAPAGTTVAAKVESRNPGGSAKDRPALYMIEAAEEAGEIEPGDRIVEPTSGNTGIGLAMVGATRGYDVTLVVPEGKSVERRRLMRAYGATVELVDGDISDAKDRADELESEPNTIQLRQFENPANPRAHYETTGPEILEQVGDRTVDALVAGVGTGGTLSGIGRRLREAFPDVRIDAVEPADNAVLSGGEPENDGFQGMGPGFVAPNLDVDLIDEIHTVTIEDAEAECRRLAREEGILVGQSSGASNLAAKDVAAELRETGAFAGEKPLVVTVFWDSGERYLTAGTFDG